One Portunus trituberculatus isolate SZX2019 chromosome 43, ASM1759143v1, whole genome shotgun sequence DNA segment encodes these proteins:
- the LOC123518293 gene encoding uncharacterized protein LOC123518293 → MAVDDCKVCLESVSATCSGVVCEVCDRWLHTACVGLLKASSKMLNHKNIVFLCDECLEDAKERMKDRKDKTDKASQTETSETSSKDTQTVHAPKPQQDKAMQTERVSEQQQQRRGPTKKKMLVKKSPICIVGDSMIKNTDALLRSKVSGTSQECLRGAKIQEIKKKVIEKTQTEENGLLVIQGSGNDLERVGEEETVKEVVEAVKAAEAKKMCVAVVGVIRRPREGERYERLRRRTNAKIQEEVLKLKLDWLRKKMGNVSFIDLDPVLREGMDFLPDGVHLNETCNKRMCGWLREWVRARSTVCVDVA, encoded by the exons ATGGCTGTGGACGATTGCAAGGTGTGTTTGGAGAGTGTTTCTGCTacgtgcagtggtgtggtgtgcgagGTGTGTGACCGGTGGCTTCACACAGCCTGTGTGGGGCTGCTGAAGGCGTCCTCCAAGATGCTCAATCACAAGAACATCGTGTTTTTGTGCGATGAGTGTCTAGAGGACGccaaggagaggatgaaggacagGAAGGACAAGACTGATAAGGCGTCACAAACCGAGACAAGTGAGACCAGCAGCAAAGA CACTCAGACTGTGCACGCCCCGAAACCCCAACAGGACAAGGCCATGCAgacggagagagtgagtgagcagcagcagcaaagaagaGGACCGACCAAGAAGAAGATGCTAGTGAAAAAGTCCCCAATCTGCATCGTTGGGGACAGTATGATAAAAAATACTGATGCCCTCCTCAGGAGCAAGGTGAGTGGAACCTCACAGGAGTGCCTGAGGGGAGCCAAGATCCAGGAGATCAAGAAAAAGGTAATTGAGAAGACTCAGACAGAAGAAAACGGCCTGCTGGTGATCCAGGGCAGCGGCAACGACCTGGAGAGGGTCGGCGAAGAAGAGacagtgaaggaggtggtggaggcagtgaagGCTGCTGAAGCCAAGAAgatgtgtgtggcagtggtgggtgtgatACGTCggccaagagagggagagaggtatgagcggctgaggaggaggacaaatgcCAAGATCCAGGAAGAAGTGCTGAAGCTGAAGCTGGACTGgttgaggaagaagatgggCAACGTCAGCTTCATCGACCTGGACCCCGTCTTGAGGGAAGGCATGGACTTCTTGCCGGATGGGGTGCACCTCAATGAGACCTGCAACAAGAGGATGTGTGGATGGCTGCGTGAGTGGGTGCGCGCAAGGTCTACGGTGTGTGTAGATGTGGCCTGA